The sequence below is a genomic window from Streptomyces sp. NBC_00289.
TCGAACCGGCGCCCAGCTCGTCGGAGAGCTTCGCGCAGCGCTCCAGCAGACGGGAGTGCAGGTAGAAGACGTCACCGGGGTAGGCCTCGCGCCCCGGCGGACGGCGGAGCAGCAGGGACACGGCGCGGTAGGCGTCGGCCTGCTTCGAGAGGTCGTCGAAGATGATGAGGACGTGCTTGCCCTCGTACATCCACTGCTGACCGATGGCCGAACCGGTGTACGGCGCCAGGTACTTGAAGCCGGCCGGGTCGGACGCCGGGGCGGCGACGATGGTCGTGTACTCCAGCGCGCCGGCCTCTTCGAGGGCGCCACGCACGGAGGCGATGGTCGAGCCCTTCTGACCGATGGCCACGTAGACGCAGCGGACCTGCTTCTTCGGGTCGCCGGAGCGCCAGTTGTCGCGCTGGTTGATGATCGTGTCGACAGCCAGGGCGGTCTTGCCGGTCTGGCGGTCACCGATGATCAGCTGACGCTGACCACGGCCGACCGGGGTCATCGCGTCGACGGCCTTGTAGCCGGTCTCCATCGGCTCGTGCACCGACTTACGGGCCATGACGCCCGGAGCCTGCAGCTCAAGGGCGCGGCGGCCGGACGTCTCGATCTCGCCGAGACCGTCGATCGGGGCACCGAGCGGGTCGACGACGCGGCCGAGGTAGCCCTCGCCGACGGCCACGGAGAGCACCTCACCGGTACGGGTGACCGGCTGACCCTCCTCGATGCCGCTGAACTCACCGAGAACGACGCAACCGATTTCACGCTCTTCGAGGTTGAGCGCGAGACCGAGGGTGCCGTCCTCGAACTTCAGCAGTTCGTTGGCCATGGCCGAGGGGAGGCCCTCGACCTTCGCGATACCGTCGCCGGCCAGCGTGACCGTACCGACCTCCTCGCGCGAGGCCGCGTCCGGCTTGTACGACTGGACGAAGTTCTCCAGCGCGTCCCGGATCTCATCCGGCCGGATCGTGAGCTCCGCCATCTGGGTTCCCTGCTCTCCTTGTTGGGCCCGAAGTTTCACTTTGGGGGGATGGGGACTCCCCCCGTAAAAGAGGTGAATCCTCTGCACGGCCCAACCGGGCCGTAGGTGCGTACTTACTGCTTATGAAGTTGCTGTCAGCTCGCCAGGCGGCGGCCGGCGTCCTCGATGCGGTCCGCGATGGAGCCGTTGATGACCTCGTCGCCGACCTGCACCCGGATCCCGCCGAGGACCTCGGGGTCCACGTCGATGTTGAGGTGCATCGGGTGGCCGTAGAGCTTCGCCAGGGCGGCACCCAGGCGCTGCTTCTGCGCGTCACTCAGCGGAACGGCCGAGGTGACGACAGCCACCAGGCGGTTCCGGCGCTCGGCGGCGAGCTTGGACAGGGACTCCAGTCCCGCTTCCAGGCTACGTCCCCGCGGCGCGGTCACAAGACGCGTCACCAGACGCTCGGTGGTCGGCTTCGCGCGGCCGCCGAGCAGCCGGTGCAGCAGCTCGGTCTTGGCCGCGGCGGTGGCCTTGCGGTCGGTCAGCGCGGAGCGCAGCCCGGTGTTCGAGGAGACGATCCGGCCGAAGCGGAACAGTTCGTCCTCGACGTCGTCGAGCTCGCCCGACTTCTGCGCCGCGGTGAGGTCGGCGGTGTCCGCCAGCTCCTCCAGCGCGTCCACCAGGTCACGCGACTGCGACCAGCGCGAGCGCACCAGGCCGGACACCAGGTCGACGGTCGTGCCGCCGACCTGATCGCCGAGGATGCGCCGCACCAGCTCGGCCTTGGCCTCGCCGGGCTGCGCCGGGTCGGTGAGGACCCGACGCAGCGACACCTCGCGGTGGAGCAGCGCGGTGACGGCGGCCAGCTCCTCGGAGAGCTGGGCCGCGTCCACGGACGTGCTGTCCGTCAGCGCGTCGAGACGCTCACGGGCTGCTGCGAGTGCCTCGCGGCTGGCTCCGTGCGCAGTCATCGAGCCGCCTCGGCCTTCTCCTCGAGCTCGCCGAGGAAGCGGTCGATGACGCGGCTCTGCCGGGCGTGGTCCTCGAGGGACTCGCCGACGAGCTTGCCGGCCAGCTCGGTGGCGAGCTTGCCGACGTCCTGGCGCAGCGCGGACGAGGCGGCCTTGCGGTCGGCCTCGATCTGGGCGTGACCGGCGGCGACGATCTCCTCGCGCTGCCGCTGTCCTTCCGCGCGCATCTCCGCGATGAGCGTGGCACCCTGCTCCTGCGCCTCCTGGCGCAGCCGCGCGGCCTCGTGACGGGCCTCGGCGAGCTGGGCCTTGTACTGCTCGAGGACGCTCTGGGCCTCGGTCTGCGCGGCCTCGGCCTTCTCGATACCGCCCTCGATGGCCTCGCGCCGCTCTTCCAGAACCTTGTTGATGGTCGGGAGGAGCTTCTTGGCGAGGAAGCCGAAGACGATGACGAAGGCGATGAAGCCGATGACGAGCTCGGGGATCGGCGGGATGAGGGGATTTTCCATCTCCTCAGCCGCGATATTGAGCAGCTGGCTCATATCAGTGCCTTTCGTCTAGTGGACTGGTCGTCGATGAACGATCAGACGCCGTAGACGAACGGCATGACCAGGCCGATGAGGGCGAGCGCCTCACAGAAGGCGAAGCCGAGGATCTGGTTGGCGCGGATCAGACCGGCGGCCTCAGGCTGGCGGGCGAGCGCCTGGGTGCCGTTACCGAAGATGATGCCGACGCCGACGCCGGGGCCGATGGCAGCAAGGCCGTAACCGATCGAGCCGAGCGAGCCGGAGACAGCGGCAAGGGTCTGGGACATGCCAGTTCTTCCTTTTCTTTACGGACCGGTGGGGGTTGGCCACCGGACGACTGCGGGTTCGAGAAGGGGCGCTCAGTGGTGCTCGGCCAGCGCGCCCTGGATGAAGGTGCAGGTCAGCAGTACGAAGACGTAGGCCTGCAGGGCCTGGATGAACAGCTCGAAGGCCGTCATGACGATCACCATGATGAACGAGACACCCGCGTAGGCGATCCCGATGCCGTTGAGCAGGTACCAGCTGGCGATCGTGAACAGCAGCAGCAGCGTGTGACCCGCGAACATGTTCGCGAAGAGTCGCACCGCGTGCGTGAAGGGCCGGACGATCAGGTTCGACAGGAACTCGATGAACATGGCCAGCGGGAGAACCGGGCCCAGCGACTTGTCGTAGCCGGTGAAGTTCTTGAAGGCGCCGACGAAGCCGTGCCGCTTGAAGGTCAGCGAGACCCACAGCACGTACACGATCGCCGCCAGAACGGCCGGGTAGGAGATGATCGCCGTCACCGGGAACTGGGCGATCGGAATGATCGACCAGAGGTTCATCATCCAGATGAAGAAGAACAGCGAGACGACCAGCGGGACGTACTTCTCGCCCTCCTTCTTGCCGATGGTCTCGTAGACGACACCGCGGCGGACGAAGTCGTAGCCCGCCTCCGCGACCATCTGGAGCTTGCCCGGGACCACCTTCGGCTTGCGGAAGGCCGCCCAGAAGAAGCCGACGATGATGATCGAGCCGAGCAGCGCCAGCAGCATCGTCTTGTTGAAGTACACGTTGCTGTCACCGTCGCCCCAGAGGGGCTCGAACAGGAACGAGTGCAGGCCGGGAGCCGGGAAGCCACAGCCGTCGAAGATGTGGCAGTCGGTCTCGAAGGCGAGCACCTGCGTCGGGTCAGCACTCACCGCGGGCTCCTTCAGCGTGGCGCATGGGTACGGCAACCTCGTTGTGTCGGCGCGGCGCACGGCCGCGGTTCGGCACTGGACTGGTGTTTCGGATGTGGGGGCGGCTGTGGGGCATCAAGCCTCGCGATTGAGCAGGCGTCAGCTCAGATGCCCGCGCCCGCGATGCCGCAGTTGGCACCGGACGATAGCAGGGTCGCTGATGCGTCCTTATCCCGGCCCTACCCCTCACGACGAGTGCCCCGGGTTCTTGGGCTGGCCACCCGTCGAAGAGCTGGTCGAGTCGGGTTCGACGTACAGGATCTTTGACTTCATGTGCGCACGCGCCTGCGCGCCGATCCACGCCAGGGTGGTGGCGACAAGCGTGAGGGCGAATGCCTTGGGGTTGAACAGTGTCGTGTTCTTGAAGATCGCGACAAAGACGAACAGCAGAAGGATCTGTGCCGTGTAGAGCATCAGGCCCATCGCCTGGAACAGGTGCGGAAGCGATTTGGCAGTGCGCTGCAGAACATAGAGACCGAGCCCCATGAAGACGATCACGACCAGTGTCGCCACGGCCGCCCCGATCGCTCCCTTGCCGCCGGCCACCACAGCGCTGACGACGGCGGCAACAGCGCCGACGGCAGCCGTGGGCACGGCAGCCTGGAGGAGGATCCGGACGTCATTGGACGGCATGGCGGCAACTCCGCTTTCACAGGGGGCAGGTGTCGTCATGGACGAGCGTAGTCCCGGGGCCGAGTGTCGATGACCTCGCGCCAATGGACCGTCGCATTACGGTCCTTCGGCTCTATCCCGGGTTCTCGTGAACCGTATCACAAACTATTTGATGCGGTCTTTACCAAGTGGGTGTGCTGGGTGTCACACATGAGAGTGAAGCTGCCCGTCTGCGCGCGAACCCGGCCGAGTTGTCTGGTATTGGGGAGCTTTGCTCCCCCACGATTTGGCAATGCTCTAGTCAGATTCTTACCTTGAGCGTCAGCGCGACGACTCCGCTTTCCCCCGGTCCGGAACGCTTTGCCGGGGGCCGACGGCGGTCGCCCCGTTGACTCCCGAGACGCCGACCGTGACCGGAGTGCGCTGTTCCTCCCCAGTCGGAGCGGACTCCACCGACCCGGCCGCCGCCGCGGCGGCGCGGCGCCGGCGGTAGCGGGGCGGCACGAAGGCCTCGGCCCAGCGCGGGGTCCGCGGGGTGAAGCGGGGCAGCAGAAGCAGGAGCAGCCCGATCGCGCTGAGCGCCGCCACACCGAGCACGCTCCACATGGCCCCGGAGTTGACGGAGTAGGCGAGCGCGCCGAAGGCGATCAGCGCCGACCAGAAGTACATGATCAGCACCGCCCTGCTGTGCGAGTGCCCGATCTCCAGCAACCGGTGGTGCAGGTGGCCGCGGTCGGCAGCGAACGGCGACTGGCCGCGCCAGGTGCGGCGCACGATGGCCAGCACCAGGTCGGCGGCCGGCACGGCGATGATCGTCAGCGGCAGCAGCAGCGGGATGTAGACGGGGACCGTCTGGTGCACGGCCGCCTTCTCCGACCCGGCGAACAGCTTGAGCGCGTCCGGGTCGACCTGTCCGGTCACGGAGATCGCGCCCGCGGCGAGGACCAGCCCGATCAGCATCGAGCCGGAGTCGCCCATGAACACCCGCGCGGGATGCATGTTGTGCGGCAGGAAGCCGAGGCACATGCCCATCAGGATCGCCGCGAACAGCGTGGCCGGGGCGGCGGCCTCGACGCCGTACGAGTACCAGATCCGGTAGGCGTAGAGGAAGAACGCGGCGGCCGCGATGCACACCATGCCGGAGGCGAGGCCGTCGAGGCCGTCGACGAAGTTGACCGCGTTGATGGTGATGACCACGAGCGCGACCGTCAGCAGGGTGCCCTGCCACTGGGTCAGCGCGACCGAGCCGATGCCCGGGATCGGCAGCCACAGGATGGTCAGACCCTGCATGACCATGACGCCGGCGGCGATCATCTGGCCGCCGAGCTTGATCAGGGCGTCGATCTCGAACTTGTCGTCAAGGACGCCGATCAGCCAGATCAGGGCGGCCCCGGAGAGCAGGGCCCGCGGTTCGTTGGACTTCTCGAACACCTCGTTGAGGTTGGTCAGGTGGTCCGCGACCAGCAGGCCCGCGCACAGGCCGAAGAACATGGCGATCCCGCCGAGCCGCGGAGTGGGCTCCCGGTGCACGTCACGTGCCCGGATCTCCGGCATCGCTCCGGCCACGATCGCGAACTTCCGCACCGGCCCTGTCAGCAGATACGTCACCGCGGCCGTGACGCAGAGCGTCAGCAGGTATTCACGCACGGGCTTCCCCACAGGTCTCGCTGGCCATCTCAGCCCCACACCCTAGCGACGGACGCATACGTATGAGGACTTCCGGGTAGCGACGATGGTTGCACGAGTGGCTGTGGGCATGGGGCCACACCGGTGCGCCTACCCGCGCTCAGCCGGGATACGGCGGAAATCCGCCGACCAGCTCCCGCACTTCTTCACGGACGCTCGGTGTCTCCGCCTCCCCCCGCAGCACGCCCCCGAACCACGCGGCGATCCGCGCCATCTCCTGCTGCCCCATGCCCTGCGTGGTCACCGCGGCGGTGCCCAGCCGCAGGCCACGGGCGTCGCCGTGGGGCAGCGCACAGCAGTCCAGGACCATCCCGGCGGCGATCAGCCGCCCGCGGGCGGTCCGTCCGTCGACGCCGAGGGGGGCGGGATCGGCGGTGATCAGATGGGTGTCGGTGCCTCCGGTGGTGACGACCAGCCCCTCGGCGGCCAGCCCCGCCGCGAGCACCCGCGCGTTGGCGACCACCTGATGGGCGTACGCGCCGAACGCCGGAGTCGCCGCCTCGCCGAACGCGACGGCCTTGGCGGCGATGGTGTGCATCTGCGCGCCGCCCTGCGTGAACGGGAAGACGGCCCGGTCGACGCGCTCGGCGAGCTCCGACCCGCACAGGACCATCCCGCCGCGCGGCCCGCGCAGCACCTTGTGGGTGGTGGCGCACACGATGTCGGCGTACGGCACCGGATTCGGCGCCGCTCCCCCCGCGACCAGCCCCATCGGGTGGGCGGCGTCCGCGATGAGGTACGCGCCGACCTCGTCGGCCACCTCCCGGAAGCGGGCGTAGTCGATGTGCCGCGGGTAGGCGATGGAGCCGCACACGATCGCCTTGGGCCGGTGGCCGCGGGCCAGGGTGCGCACCTGGTCGTAGTCGATCAGGCCGGTCTCCGCGTCGACGCCGTACCCGACGAAGTCGAACCAGCGGCCGGAGAAGTTGGCGGGCGAGCCGTGGGTGAGATGACCGCCGTACGGCAGGCCCAGGGCGAGGACGGTGTCGCCGGGCCGGAGCAGCGCGGCGTACGCGGCGAGCACCGCGGAGGAACCGGAGTGGGACTGCACGTTGGCGTGCGCGGCCCCGAACAGCGCCTTGGCCCGCTCCACGGCGAGGCGTTCGGCCACGTCGACGATCTCGCAGCCGCCGTGGTACCGGGCGCCCGGATATCCCTCGGCGTACTTGTTGGCGAGCGGCGAGCCGAGGGCGGCCAGCACGGCCGGCGAACTGAAGTTCTCGGCGGCGACGAGCTGGAGCGTCGTCGACTGCCGGTCGAGTTCGCCGAGCAGGATCTCGGCCAGCTCGGGGTCCTGCCGCCGCAGGACATCGGCCTCGAGGGTATGGGTGACCGACATGGTGGGCTCCGGGGGCGTCGACGGTGACGTACGTCCAATGTAGGCCCGGGACCGGCGGGGTGCTCGGCCGTTGCGGCCGTTGAGGTGTACGGCGGCTACGTCTTGGCGGGGACGCCCGTGAGCGCCGTCACCACGGGGTCCAGCGCCTGGTGTATCTCGTCCCCGATCGACCGGAAGAACGGCAACGGCGCCCCGTACGGGTCGAAGACCTCGTCCGCCTCCGCGGTGGGGGCCAGCAGCCAGCCGCGCAGCGCCGCCGCCGCGCGCACCAGCGCACGCGCGCGTGCGACCACGCCGTCCTCCAGCGGGGGCAGGGTCGCGGTGTCTATCGCCCGCACCAGGCGGGTGAACTCCTTCAGGGTGAAGGTGCGCAGACCCGCCGAGTGACCCATGGAGATCACCTGGGCGCGGTGGTCGCGGGTGGCGGTCAGCACCAGGTCGGCCCTGATCACGTGCTCGTCGAGCAGCTCCCGGCCGGTGAACCCGGAGGGGTCCGCGCCGAATTCGGCCAGCACGGTCTCCGCGTTGGCCTCCATGGAGGCGCCCTCGTGGCCCCAGGTGCCCGCGCTCTCCACGATCAGCCCGCCCCACAGGGGGTCGCCGAGCCGGTCCGCCAGGGCATGGCGGGTCAGCCGCTCGGTGATCGGCGAGCGGCACACGTTGCCGGTGCTGACGTGGAGGATGCGGAAGCTGTCGCGGGGAAGGCCTTGTTCGAACAGGTTTCCCGTCTCTTCCCCGTTGCCTATGCCACGCCCCGCGTCAGGGGCTGTCAATTCGCCACCTCGAGGTCGGGTACGACCTTGCGCAGCTCCTCCGCGGAGATCGCGCCCGCGCGCAGCAGCAGCGGCACCTCACGGGTGACGTCGACGATCGAGGACGGGACGTTGCCGGGGGTGGGGCCGCCGTCCAGGTAGACGGAGACGGAGTCGCCGAGCATCTCCTGCGCGGCGTCGCAGTCCTCCGGCGCCGGGTGGCCCGTGAGGTTCGCCGAGGACACGGCCAGCGGCCCGAACTCGGTCAGCAGTTCGATGGCGACCGGGTGCAGCGGCATGCGCACGGCAACCGTGCCCCGGGTGTCCCCCAGGTCCCACTGCAGCGACGGCTGGTGCTTGGCGACGAGCGTGAGCGCGCCCGGCCAGAACGCGTCGACGAGCTCCCAGGCCAGCTCGGAGAAGTCCGTGACCAGGCCGTGCAGCGTGTTCGGAGAACCGATGAGGACGGGCGTGGGCATGTTGCGCCCCCGGCCCTTGGCCTCCAGCAGGTCGGACACCGCTTCGGAGGAGAACGCGTCGGCACCGATGCCGTACACCGTGTCGGTGGGCAGCACCACGAGTTCGCCACGACGGACGGCTGAGGCGGCCTCGCGCAGACCGGTCACGCGGTCGGTCGCGTCGTTGGTGTCGTATCGCCGTGCCACTAGCGGGCCTCCTCGTACACGTACTGCGGGACGGAAGTTCGGGGCGCGCTCACGGCATCGCCCGGCGGGCGGTCGCGAAACGCGGCCGGTTGTTGAGGTCGGGATGGTCGGCCGCGTCGGCCCAGCCCCGCTCCTCGGTGAAGATCCACGGCACCTGGCCGCCCTGGGTGTCGGCGTGCTCGACGACGACGACACCGCCGGGGCGCAGCAGGCGGTGCGCGGTGCGTTCCAGGCCGCGGATGAGTTCGAGGCCGTCCTCGCCCGAGAACAGGGCGAGTTCGGGGTCGTAGTCCCGCGCCTCGGGAGCGACGTACTCCCATTCGGTGAGCGGGATGTACGGCGGATTGGAGATGACCAGGTCGACCTGGCCGTCGAGGTCGGGGAAGGCGTCCAGGG
It includes:
- the atpA gene encoding F0F1 ATP synthase subunit alpha, whose translation is MAELTIRPDEIRDALENFVQSYKPDAASREEVGTVTLAGDGIAKVEGLPSAMANELLKFEDGTLGLALNLEEREIGCVVLGEFSGIEEGQPVTRTGEVLSVAVGEGYLGRVVDPLGAPIDGLGEIETSGRRALELQAPGVMARKSVHEPMETGYKAVDAMTPVGRGQRQLIIGDRQTGKTALAVDTIINQRDNWRSGDPKKQVRCVYVAIGQKGSTIASVRGALEEAGALEYTTIVAAPASDPAGFKYLAPYTGSAIGQQWMYEGKHVLIIFDDLSKQADAYRAVSLLLRRPPGREAYPGDVFYLHSRLLERCAKLSDELGAGSMTGLPIVETKANDVSAFIPTNVISITDGQCFLESDLFNAGQRPALNVGISVSRVGGSAQHKAMKQVSGRLRLDLAQYRELEAFAAFGSDLDAASKSQLERGQRLVELLKQPQYQPMPTEDQVVSVWAGTTGRMDDVPVADVRRFEKELLEYLHRKEQGLMTSIKEGGKMSDDTLTAIADAIAEFKKQFETSDGKLLGEDAPAAAK
- a CDS encoding F0F1 ATP synthase subunit delta; its protein translation is MTAHGASREALAAARERLDALTDSTSVDAAQLSEELAAVTALLHREVSLRRVLTDPAQPGEAKAELVRRILGDQVGGTTVDLVSGLVRSRWSQSRDLVDALEELADTADLTAAQKSGELDDVEDELFRFGRIVSSNTGLRSALTDRKATAAAKTELLHRLLGGRAKPTTERLVTRLVTAPRGRSLEAGLESLSKLAAERRNRLVAVVTSAVPLSDAQKQRLGAALAKLYGHPMHLNIDVDPEVLGGIRVQVGDEVINGSIADRIEDAGRRLAS
- a CDS encoding F0F1 ATP synthase subunit B; the protein is MSQLLNIAAEEMENPLIPPIPELVIGFIAFVIVFGFLAKKLLPTINKVLEERREAIEGGIEKAEAAQTEAQSVLEQYKAQLAEARHEAARLRQEAQEQGATLIAEMRAEGQRQREEIVAAGHAQIEADRKAASSALRQDVGKLATELAGKLVGESLEDHARQSRVIDRFLGELEEKAEAAR
- the atpE gene encoding ATP synthase F0 subunit C, giving the protein MSQTLAAVSGSLGSIGYGLAAIGPGVGVGIIFGNGTQALARQPEAAGLIRANQILGFAFCEALALIGLVMPFVYGV
- the atpB gene encoding F0F1 ATP synthase subunit A translates to MSADPTQVLAFETDCHIFDGCGFPAPGLHSFLFEPLWGDGDSNVYFNKTMLLALLGSIIIVGFFWAAFRKPKVVPGKLQMVAEAGYDFVRRGVVYETIGKKEGEKYVPLVVSLFFFIWMMNLWSIIPIAQFPVTAIISYPAVLAAIVYVLWVSLTFKRHGFVGAFKNFTGYDKSLGPVLPLAMFIEFLSNLIVRPFTHAVRLFANMFAGHTLLLLFTIASWYLLNGIGIAYAGVSFIMVIVMTAFELFIQALQAYVFVLLTCTFIQGALAEHH
- a CDS encoding MraY family glycosyltransferase; protein product: MREYLLTLCVTAAVTYLLTGPVRKFAIVAGAMPEIRARDVHREPTPRLGGIAMFFGLCAGLLVADHLTNLNEVFEKSNEPRALLSGAALIWLIGVLDDKFEIDALIKLGGQMIAAGVMVMQGLTILWLPIPGIGSVALTQWQGTLLTVALVVITINAVNFVDGLDGLASGMVCIAAAAFFLYAYRIWYSYGVEAAAPATLFAAILMGMCLGFLPHNMHPARVFMGDSGSMLIGLVLAAGAISVTGQVDPDALKLFAGSEKAAVHQTVPVYIPLLLPLTIIAVPAADLVLAIVRRTWRGQSPFAADRGHLHHRLLEIGHSHSRAVLIMYFWSALIAFGALAYSVNSGAMWSVLGVAALSAIGLLLLLLPRFTPRTPRWAEAFVPPRYRRRRAAAAAAGSVESAPTGEEQRTPVTVGVSGVNGATAVGPRQSVPDRGKAESSR
- the glyA gene encoding serine hydroxymethyltransferase gives rise to the protein MSVTHTLEADVLRRQDPELAEILLGELDRQSTTLQLVAAENFSSPAVLAALGSPLANKYAEGYPGARYHGGCEIVDVAERLAVERAKALFGAAHANVQSHSGSSAVLAAYAALLRPGDTVLALGLPYGGHLTHGSPANFSGRWFDFVGYGVDAETGLIDYDQVRTLARGHRPKAIVCGSIAYPRHIDYARFREVADEVGAYLIADAAHPMGLVAGGAAPNPVPYADIVCATTHKVLRGPRGGMVLCGSELAERVDRAVFPFTQGGAQMHTIAAKAVAFGEAATPAFGAYAHQVVANARVLAAGLAAEGLVVTTGGTDTHLITADPAPLGVDGRTARGRLIAAGMVLDCCALPHGDARGLRLGTAAVTTQGMGQQEMARIAAWFGGVLRGEAETPSVREEVRELVGGFPPYPG
- a CDS encoding protein-tyrosine-phosphatase, whose amino-acid sequence is MTAPDAGRGIGNGEETGNLFEQGLPRDSFRILHVSTGNVCRSPITERLTRHALADRLGDPLWGGLIVESAGTWGHEGASMEANAETVLAEFGADPSGFTGRELLDEHVIRADLVLTATRDHRAQVISMGHSAGLRTFTLKEFTRLVRAIDTATLPPLEDGVVARARALVRAAAALRGWLLAPTAEADEVFDPYGAPLPFFRSIGDEIHQALDPVVTALTGVPAKT
- a CDS encoding L-threonylcarbamoyladenylate synthase; translated protein: MARRYDTNDATDRVTGLREAASAVRRGELVVLPTDTVYGIGADAFSSEAVSDLLEAKGRGRNMPTPVLIGSPNTLHGLVTDFSELAWELVDAFWPGALTLVAKHQPSLQWDLGDTRGTVAVRMPLHPVAIELLTEFGPLAVSSANLTGHPAPEDCDAAQEMLGDSVSVYLDGGPTPGNVPSSIVDVTREVPLLLRAGAISAEELRKVVPDLEVAN